TCCCGGCCTCTGTCGCGGCGCTGTTTGCAGCGATCGGCTGGAGCATCGCCGTCTTTTTCGCCGCTTAACCACTCTCCCTGCAGATAAAAAAAGCCGCCCACAACGGGCGGCCTGAAAAACCTTACTGTCCATCCCCATGGGGATGCAGCGTGCGGTGAAATTTACATTTTCTTCAGCTCGAAATTATCGAGCAGAAACTCACCCGTGCTCTTGCCGTAGGAGAGGATGTAGATGGCGGCAGAAGTAGCATTGGCAGGCACATCAAAGTCCAGCTTGTAGCTCTTCCACTTATTGCCGGCGACACTCAGGCCCTTGCCGACCGGGTCGGTACCCTTGGAATTACCGGGGCGGTTGATCGCCTTCTTGGAGGCATCGAAGAACACAACATACACGCCGCAGCCATTGCCGCTGACAGTCTTGCCCTGGTAGAGGAGCTGATACTTGGCACCACTGTCG
This genomic interval from Ruficoccus sp. ZRK36 contains the following:
- a CDS encoding carbohydrate binding domain-containing protein, which codes for MFTQTSKSCLLALALAIPMVASAINNPGFEDGMQGWKASTRDTITVKNSSEGAPGSSSALQIMDPDAVKGAFIASDRFQVDSGAKYQLLYQGKTVSGNGCGVYVVFFDASKKAINRPGNSKGTDPVGKGLSVAGNKWKSYKLDFDVPANATSAAIYILSYGKSTGEFLLDNFELKKM